The following proteins are co-located in the Xyrauchen texanus isolate HMW12.3.18 chromosome 41, RBS_HiC_50CHRs, whole genome shotgun sequence genome:
- the and1 gene encoding actinodin1 gives MTRLRGFSLFHVFTGVLLATLLLPGFLLAGPVAQRLKGDDGTNDEASPTRLIRNRRNISWYKQHSDFWGWYKYFTDTGNQEGVAQLDRVYLAYLQNKNRAEARRSYKVYLQHLGDIYKSCVESDDPNCVASYTSRPKPKAEPPVPAPVKSCDPYRDPHCLYSMGYSYYPYLAPAPAPVKAAAPAPAPAPVKAAAYLHTPVVKDPHSGYYHYSQLVQPFLSAQQRAELLRICEAEDVECLQYHLRAAYGYKPAAAHGYKPAAALGPSYAHLGCDPKTEPHCLPHLVQKASSGLYQSYPHCDPRVDPYCAHAAALASAQNMEAPSSPPTLDRPCNPLYDDNCNPLTATRFASLAPQNAKDEPASEDMAMRAPPSPRHDPYTMFRDASAGADMRRRLPSQLQPPRHQPEDSQHPLGPRGKTKEGYDCFIGYDEECYPLGSQNEPRSGVHRKPSFPTEAYEPHLNADGTRNGVIEPDPHCDPEYDRNCRLRRYEPEAAELASPSAQEEHQPTQEHRDEQAHHEEVPQHREESYSETPGYDQQQYDAYMSGQEDPYAGYGPQDLGAASFHDILRGYGDRYPGQDDHRAYTGDYRKK, from the exons GGTTTCTGCTGGCTGGCCCTGTAGCCCAGCGTTTAAAAGGAGATG ATGGAACCAATGATGAGGCAAGCCCAACAAGACTAATTCGCAACAGGAGAAACATCAGTTGGTACAAGCAGCACTCTGACTTCTGGGGTTGGTACAAATACTTCACAGACACTGGAAATCAAGAAGGA GTTGCACAGTTGGATCGCGTCTATCTGGCCTACTTGCAGAACAAGAATCGTGCTGAGGCACGGCGCTCCTACAAAGTGTACCTGCAACACCTCGGTGACATCTACAAATCTTGTGTTGAGTCTGATGACCCAAACTGTGTGGCCTCCTATACAAGTAGGCCCAAACCCAAAGCTGAGCCACCAGTGCCTGCTCCAGTTAAGTCCTGTGACCCTTACAGAGATCCACACTGCTTGTATTCAATGGGATATTCGTATTATCCATACCTGGCCCCGGCCCCGGCGCCTGTCAAAGCTGCAGCTCCTGCTCCTGCCCCTGCTCCAGTGAAAGCCGCAGCCTACCTCCACACCCCTGTGGTGAAGGATCCACATTCTGGCTACTACCATTATTCCCAATTGGTGCAGCCCTTCCTGTCAGCTCAGCAAAGGGCTGAGCTGTTGCGCATCTGTGAAGCTGAAGACGTTGAGTGTCTGCAGTACCACCTGCGTGCTGCTTACGGATACAAGCCTGCTGCTGCCCATGGATACAAGCCTGCTGCTGCCCTGGGCCCATCCTATGCCCATCTTGGCTGTGACCCTAAGACTGAACCTCACTGTCTCCCCCACCTGGTCCAGAAGGCATCATCTGGTCTGTACCAGAGTTATCCACATTGTGACCCCCGTGTTGACCCATACTGTGCTCATGCTGCTGCTCTGGCCTCTGCCCAGAACATGGAAGCCCCATCTTCTCCACccaccttggacagaccttgcaacCCTCTCTATGATGACAACTGCAACCCTCTGACAGCCACAAGGTTTGCCAGCTTGGCCCCTCAAAATGCAAAGGATGAGCCTGCATCAGAAGACATGGCCATGCGTGCACCACCCAGCCCTCGTCACGACCCTTACACCATGTTCCGTGATGCTTCTGCTGGGGCTGATATGCGTAGACGCCTGCCCAGCCAACTCCAGCCCCCAAGGCACCAACCGGAGGATTCCCAACATCCTCTGGGACCCAGAGGCAAGACCAAAGAGGGGTATGACTGCTTCATTGGCTATGATGAAGAGTGTTATCCATTAGGTTCCCAAAATGAGCCCCGCTCTGGTGTGCACAGAAAGCCATCCTTCCCTACCGAAGCCTATGAGCCCCACTTAAATGCCGACGGAACCAGAAATGGGGTAATTGAGCCTGACCCTCACTGCGACCCAGAGTATGACAGAAATTGCCGTTTACGCCGCTATGAGCCTGAGGCGGCCGAACTTGCCAGTCCTTCAGCTCAAGAGGAGCATCAGCCAACCCAGGAGCACCGTGATGAGCAAGCCCACCATGAGGAGGTCCCCCAACATCGAGAGGAATCGTACTCTGAGACCCCAGGCTACGACCAGCAGCAATATGACGCCTACATGAGTGGGCAGGAGGATCCATATGCTGGATATGGCCCCCAGGACCTAGGAGCAGCTAGTTTTCACGATATTCTGAGAGGTTACGGTGACCGGTATCCTGGTCAGGATGACCACCGTGCCTACACAGGAGACTACAGAAAGAAATAA
- the LOC127634570 gene encoding adiponectin-like, with protein sequence MALAAISKWIAVLCVVIMAARLGISEDEGTELIELDSWEPCARRMRGVSGTPGFDGIPGRDGRDGREGKKGDFGDQGTKGPIGEPGELGDEGSAGKRGFPGNPGLKGAHGESSFPYHSAFSMGLTGKISSTIGPIRFTKTFYNEQHNYDVISGKFRCSIPGIYYFTYHLTINGKETKVAMFQNGRTVAFTLDQFHNGNLDQASGGAILNLAAGDEIWLQLYDEGADIFDAEIYADNNNDSTFTGFLLTPKILSSPFDNRRR encoded by the exons ATGGCTCTTGCAGCAATATCAAAATGGATAGCTGTGCTTTGTGTGGTAATAATGGCAGCCAGACTGGGCATCTCTGAGGACGAGGGCACAGAGCTAATTGAACTGGACAGCTGGGAGCCCTGTGCCCGCAGGATGAGGGGTGTTTCTGGCACCCCTGGGTTTGATGGCATCCCTGGAAGGGATGGAAGGGATGGACGTGAGGGCAAAAAGGGAGATTTTGGAGACCAAG GCACCAAAGGGCCAATTGGAGAGCCTGGTGAGCTAGGAGATGAGGGATCTGCAGGGAAAAGAGGGTTTCCTGGAAATCCAGGTCTGAAAGGAGCGCATGGAGAGAGTTCCTTCCCCTACCACTCAGCTTTTAGCATGGGACTCACAGGTAAAATCAGCTCCACCATAGGTCCCATTCGCTTTACCAAGACCTTCTACAATGAGCAGCACAACTATGATGTCATCTCTGGAAAGTTTCGCTGCTCTATTCCTGGGATCTACTACTTCACGTATCACCTTACCATCAATGGGAAGGAGACCAAGGTAGCCATGTTCCAAAACGGCCGGACTGTGGCTTTCACACTTGACCAGTTCCACAATGGAAATCTGGATCAGGCCTCAGGAGGGGCGATTTTAAACTTAGCAGCTGGAGATGAGATTTGGTTACAGCTGTATGATGAGGGTGCAGACATATTTGATGCAGAGATTTATGCTGATAACAACAATGACTCCACTTTCACTGGCTTCCTTTTGACTCCTAAAATACTAAGCAGCCCATTTGATAACCGAAGACGCTGA